The Sylvia atricapilla isolate bSylAtr1 chromosome 3, bSylAtr1.pri, whole genome shotgun sequence genome has a window encoding:
- the CGAS gene encoding cyclic GMP-AMP synthase has product MDTARGRGARARRGTRRAAPRGRGAEKGAARSPSRGRVAGEIPSGAATLRAPRTDGAPARSSRPARRAPAARELPAGEPADGAEALPAPRSRAPAARAPAAPRSVAAVPDGAVSAPARRPPPAADALRLREVLARLSLGREDVSEAATLVNRVVLHLVQAIRGKDSCFSSIERQRAGSYYERVKISEPNEFDIMLVMPVARIQLDESDDTGAYYYVSFKRSPKEKGWLKFLEEDGKLSAFKMLQALREIIKQEVKNIKDVEVTVARKKAGSPAITLQIKNPPSEISVDIILTLEAQQSWPPSTQGGLKIEQWLGTKVRRDLRFRSLYLVAKQNKREKVLRGNTWRLSFSHIEKHVINNHGNSKTCCESDGPKCCRKGCLKLLKYLLEQLKMKYPKELEKFCSYHVKTAFLHSCVTRPNDSDWHLGDLDHCFQQCLGFFVDCLQKSQLTHFFIPQYNLFSLEDKARHHFLSRKISHELNNGFPVFHENY; this is encoded by the exons ATGGACACGGCGAGGGGCAGAGGGGCGCGGGCCAGGCGGGGGACGCGTCGCGCAgctccgcggggccggggcgcggaGAAGGGCGCAGCCCGAAGCCCCTCGCGGGGCCGCGTCGCTGGTGAGATCCCGAGCGGCGCCGCGACCCTCCGGGCGCCGCGGACGGACGGAGCCCCTGCCCGGAGCAGCCGCCCGGCGCGGCGAGCTCCCGCTGCCCGGGAGCTGCCCGCGGGCGAGCCGGCGGACGGCGCAGAGGCGCTCCCCGCCCCGCGGAGCAGGGCGCCGGCCGCCAGAgcccccgcggccccgcggAGCGTCGCGGCGGTGCCGGACGGGGCGGTCTCTGCCCCCGCCCGTCGCCCCCCGCCGGCGGCGGACGCCTTGCGGCTCCGGGAGGTGCTGGCGCGGCTCAGCCTGGGCCGCGAAGACGTGTCCGAGGCAGCGACGCTGGTGAACAGGGTGGTCTTGCACCTGGTGCAGGCCATCCGCGGCAAGGACAGCTGCTTCAGCTCCATCGAGCGGCAGAGAGCCGGCAGCTACTACGAGCGCGTCAAG ATATCTGAACCAAATGAGTTTGACATCATGCTTGTAATGCCTGTTGCAAGGATTCAGCTGGATGAGTCTGATGATACTGGAGCCTATTATTATGTATCATTCAAAAGAAGTCCAAAAGAAAAGGGTTGGCTGAAGTTTTTAGAGGAAGATGGAAAATTATCAGCCTTTAAAATGCTTCAAGCACTAAGAGAAATTATTAAACAAGAAGTAAAAAACATTAAAG ATGTGGAAGTCACTGTGGCAAGGAAAAAGGCTGGAAGCCCTGCAATAACTCTTCAGATCAAAAATCCTCCATCAGAAATATCAGTGGACATCATCTTGACTTTGgaggctcagcagagctggcccCCCAGCACACAAGGAGGCCTCAAAATTGAACAGTGGCTGGGAACAAAAGTCAGGAGGGATTTGAGATTTAGATCACTTTATTTAgtagcaaagcaaaacaaaagagaaaaagttctAAGAG GGAACACCTGGCGACTCTCCTTCTCACATATTGAAAAGCATGTGATAAACAACCACGGCAACTCAAAGACATGTTGTGAATCCGATGGACCAAAGTGCTGTAG gaaaggATGCCTTAAGCTGCTGAAGTATCTTCTAGAGCAACTTAAAATGAAATACCCAAAAGAATTGGAAAAATTCTGTTCATATCATgtcaaaactgcttttctccatTCCTGCGTCACACGGCCAAATGACTCAGACTGGCACTTGGGAGACCTGGATCATTGCTTTCAGCAAtgtctgggattttttgtggATTGTCTGCAAAAGTCTCAGCTGACTCACTTTTTTATTCCCCAATACAACTTGTTCAGCCTAGAAGACAAGGCAAGACATCATttcctttcaagaaaaataagcCATGAATTGAACAATGGATTCCCAGTATTTCATGAGAATTATTAA